AATCTAAAAACAGCGCGGCATCCGCGATGTTCCACGAAACGTGGCCGAGCGCGAGCAGCGCCAGCAGCGTGCTCGGGGCGGACACACGCAGATACGGCGGCTCGCAACGGCCGGTCAACGATTCTTCGGCGAGCTTTTCCTGATCCAGACGGATCGAAAAACGCTGGTTCCGGTCCGCAACGTCGATGTAGTACGTGAACGAGGGAAAATAATCTTCGCGCTTCTGCGCTCTCCAGAGCCGCGCACGCGCGCCCTGCATCAAGCGGCCGAGCGACACGCGATGATCGAGAGCGAACGCCTCATGATCGTAGCGCTTGTCAGCCAGACGGCTTTTAATATACTGCTCCCGGTCCTCCTCGCTGTGGCGCCGGTAAGGCTCGTCGGGGGTTTTTCTTCTCGTCGAAAAATCGAAGCTTTGGCCGGAATTCAAAAGCAGCGCCCTGCCATCCAACTCGACCTTCTCCAAGGCTTCGACGACGACGACGCCGTCCGGCGGATGCGGCAAGTAGCGGTTGAGATGAGACCGCGAGCCGCCGACGACGTACTGGTCGGCGAACGGCATCGCGTAGTCCGGCTGCAGCGCCTGGACCGCGTCGACGAAGCGCCTGAGTCCCTCCTTATATATACGCTGCTTCTCGGCGAGCTTTTTGTCGTGCGACAGGTTCGTGAAGCAGGCCGGATAACCGGAGCCGCCCGCGTAAGGCAGCAGAGCGACGTTGACCTTGGGATAATGCCGCTGAAGATAGGCCAGCGCGCCCTCACACGGCGGGCAGTCGTTCGCGTTGTACAAGACAAAGCCGTCCCAATCGAGCGCCAGCGCGGAGTCGATCAGATAATTGGCTTCGTGCGCCGGATCGGCCTCCAGCATGGCGACGGTCAAAGCCGGCGCGATGGCTGTTCGGTGATAAGGTTTGACGA
The Candidatus Binatia bacterium genome window above contains:
- a CDS encoding MBL fold metallo-hydrolase, translated to MRLTNIGGATAILEHDGKRMLFDPWLDDGIFHGAWYHYPPLEVSIEDLGRFDYVYISHVHEDHCAIGTIERLNRDAEIILIDREPNFVKKFLDNHGLAFKKIHFVKPYHRTAIAPALTVAMLEADPAHEANYLIDSALALDWDGFVLYNANDCPPCEGALAYLQRHYPKVNVALLPYAGGSGYPACFTNLSHDKKLAEKQRIYKEGLRRFVDAVQALQPDYAMPFADQYVVGGSRSHLNRYLPHPPDGVVVVEALEKVELDGRALLLNSGQSFDFSTRRKTPDEPYRRHSEEDREQYIKSRLADKRYDHEAFALDHRVSLGRLMQGARARLWRAQKREDYFPSFTYYIDVADRNQRFSIRLDQEKLAEESLTGRCEPPYLRVSAPSTLLALLALGHVSWNIADAALFLDYERVPNHYDPKLHASLNYLMI